One window from the genome of Cucumis melo cultivar AY chromosome 10, USDA_Cmelo_AY_1.0, whole genome shotgun sequence encodes:
- the LOC103496689 gene encoding uncharacterized protein LOC103496689 translates to MEVKAFEMDKMEFWPLQHPLEPDDEDHPVICPMPNSTSLLDEGTIHNGKRTPESWRKRTEVSREVKLQAEARPVRKRHHRTVTRPDQLMAGMSPRPTTPNFTIFQMLQQLDKFES, encoded by the exons ATGGAAGTGAAAGCTTTTGAAATGGACAAAATGGAGTTTTGGCCATTGCAACATCCTCTGGAACCTGATGATGAAGATCATCCTGTCATTTGCCCAATGCCCAACTCTACTTCCCTTCTTGAT GAAGGAACAATACATAACGGCAAAAGGACACCGGAAAGCTGGAGGAAAAGAACAGAAGTGTCAAGAGAAGTAAAGCTACAGGCAGAGGCAAGGCCGGTGCGGAAGCGGCACCACCGCACCGTCACCCGACCCGACCAGCTGATGGCGGGAATGTCGCCTCGGCCGACCACCCCAAATTTCACTATCTTCCAAATGCTACAGCAATTGGATAAATTTGAGTCATAG